From the genome of Streptomyces sp. NBC_01116, one region includes:
- a CDS encoding DUF2087 domain-containing protein has translation MSAEQETLAPPSQTPRTPRVEALFSHGRLVAIPRKEARREQLLVHLADTLFERERSYTEREVNEALLTVHEDCSALRRHLVVAGLLVRPRDGSSYRRGR, from the coding sequence ATGTCCGCCGAACAAGAGACCCTTGCTCCGCCGTCGCAGACTCCTCGCACCCCTCGGGTCGAGGCGCTCTTCTCGCACGGCCGCCTCGTCGCGATCCCGCGCAAGGAGGCCCGGCGGGAGCAGTTGCTCGTGCACCTCGCCGACACGCTGTTCGAGCGGGAGCGCTCGTACACCGAGCGCGAGGTGAACGAGGCGCTCCTGACCGTCCACGAGGACTGCTCCGCGCTGCGCCGCCACCTCGTCGTGGCGGGGCTGCTGGTCCGGCCCCGGGACGGCAGCAGCTACCGTCGCGGCCGCTGA
- a CDS encoding ABC transporter ATP-binding protein, with protein MIRFEQVGKVYPDGTTAVDGLSFEVAAGELVTLVGPSGCGKTTTMMMVNRLIEPTSGRILVDGEDIAGIDPVKLRRRIGYVIQQVGLFPHRTVLDNTATVPALVGWKRSRARERAAELLDLVGLDPGTYGSRYPAQLSGGQRQRVGVARALAADPPVLLMDEPFGAVDPVVRERLQNEFLALQQRMRKTVLLVTHDIEEAVRMGDRIAVYGEGRIEQFDTPAAVLGTPATPYVARFVGSDRGLKRLSVTAIEPEDLQEPPVARLEEHAGAAAARLAAAGARWAVVLNGAGELHGWVSADALQSAGEEETVGGLARRMDAWVPVGAPLKQAFSEMLQHDAGWVAVLDGARFLGVLTPAKLHEALRRSVDADAQGVGREEVEFDSVADA; from the coding sequence ATGATCCGGTTCGAGCAGGTCGGCAAGGTCTATCCGGACGGGACGACGGCGGTCGACGGGCTGTCCTTCGAGGTGGCGGCGGGCGAGCTGGTGACCCTGGTGGGACCGTCCGGCTGCGGCAAGACCACCACGATGATGATGGTGAACCGGCTGATCGAGCCGACCTCGGGCCGGATCCTGGTGGACGGCGAGGACATCGCCGGGATCGACCCGGTGAAGCTGCGCCGCCGGATCGGCTATGTGATCCAGCAGGTGGGCCTCTTCCCGCACCGGACCGTCCTGGACAACACCGCGACCGTTCCGGCACTGGTCGGCTGGAAGCGCTCCCGGGCCCGGGAGCGGGCGGCGGAGCTGCTGGACCTGGTGGGCCTGGACCCGGGGACGTACGGCTCGCGCTATCCGGCGCAGCTCTCCGGCGGGCAGCGCCAGCGGGTGGGCGTGGCGCGGGCGCTCGCGGCGGATCCGCCGGTGCTGCTGATGGACGAGCCGTTCGGCGCGGTGGACCCGGTGGTGCGGGAGCGGCTCCAGAACGAGTTCCTGGCGCTCCAGCAGCGGATGCGCAAGACGGTGCTCCTGGTGACGCACGACATCGAGGAGGCGGTGCGGATGGGCGACCGGATCGCGGTGTACGGGGAGGGGCGCATCGAGCAGTTCGACACGCCGGCCGCCGTGCTCGGCACCCCGGCGACCCCGTACGTGGCCCGGTTCGTGGGGTCCGACCGGGGGCTGAAGCGGCTGTCGGTCACCGCGATCGAGCCGGAGGACCTTCAGGAGCCGCCGGTGGCCCGGCTGGAGGAGCACGCCGGGGCCGCGGCGGCCCGGCTCGCGGCCGCGGGGGCCCGCTGGGCGGTGGTCCTGAACGGCGCGGGCGAGCTGCACGGCTGGGTGTCGGCGGACGCGCTGCAATCGGCCGGGGAGGAGGAGACGGTGGGCGGCCTGGCCCGCCGGATGGACGCGTGGGTGCCGGTGGGCGCCCCGCTGAAGCAGGCGTTCAGCGAGATGCTCCAGCACGACGCGGGATGGGTGGCGGTGCTGGACGGGGCCAGGTTCCTCGGGGTCCTCACCCCGGCGAAGCTGCACGAGGCGCTGCGCCGGTCGGTGGACGCCGACGCGCAGGGGGTGGGCCGTGAGGAGGTGGAGTTCGATTCCGTGGCGGACGCGTAA
- a CDS encoding alpha/beta fold hydrolase, with the protein MNSYRQPGVVLTDRRFTVPLDHSDPGGEQIEVYGREAVATSRAGEDLPWLVYLEGGPGFGARRFVGTEAWLGRALREFRVLLLDQRGTGLSTPANRQTLPLRGGPREQADYLAHFRSDSIVRDCELIRPQLTGGAPWTVLGQSFGGFCAVHYLSTAPEGLKAVLITGGLPSLDAHADDVYRAAYPRIERKVAAHYARYPQDVERARAIAAHLAEHRPESAGHRLTPEGFQSLGIMLGSGSGSHQLHYLLENAFVRTPGGTELSDAFQEAMRTAASFAGHPLYALLHEAIYGQGERPTAWAAERVRGEFPQFDAAKALAGDGPVLFTGETIHPWHFDVDPALRPLRETAELLAQRTDWPVLYDAERLAANEVPVAAAVYHDDMYVHAEDSLRTAAAIRGARAWVTNEYEHDGVRAGGPRVLDRLLALVRDEA; encoded by the coding sequence GTGAACAGTTACCGCCAGCCCGGCGTCGTCCTCACGGACCGGCGTTTCACCGTGCCCCTGGACCACAGCGACCCCGGCGGCGAGCAGATCGAGGTCTACGGCCGGGAAGCGGTCGCCACCTCCCGGGCGGGCGAGGATCTGCCCTGGCTGGTCTACCTGGAGGGCGGCCCCGGCTTCGGCGCGCGCCGGTTCGTCGGCACGGAGGCCTGGCTCGGCCGCGCCCTGCGCGAGTTCCGGGTGCTCCTGCTCGACCAGCGCGGCACCGGACTGTCCACCCCGGCCAACCGGCAGACCCTCCCGCTGCGCGGCGGCCCGCGCGAGCAGGCCGACTACCTCGCCCACTTCCGCTCCGACTCCATCGTCCGGGACTGCGAGCTGATCCGGCCCCAGCTGACCGGCGGAGCCCCCTGGACGGTCCTCGGCCAGTCCTTCGGCGGCTTCTGCGCCGTCCACTATCTCTCCACCGCGCCGGAAGGGCTGAAGGCGGTCCTGATCACCGGCGGGCTGCCCTCGCTGGACGCGCACGCGGACGACGTCTACCGGGCCGCGTACCCGCGTATCGAACGCAAGGTCGCCGCCCACTACGCCCGCTACCCCCAGGACGTCGAGCGCGCCCGCGCGATCGCCGCGCACCTCGCGGAGCACCGGCCCGAGAGCGCCGGGCACCGGCTGACGCCCGAGGGCTTCCAGTCGCTCGGCATCATGCTCGGCTCGGGCAGCGGCAGCCACCAGCTCCACTACCTGCTGGAGAACGCGTTCGTCCGCACCCCGGGCGGCACCGAACTCTCCGACGCCTTCCAGGAGGCCATGCGCACGGCCGCCTCCTTTGCCGGGCACCCGCTCTACGCCCTGCTCCACGAGGCCATCTACGGACAGGGCGAGCGCCCCACCGCCTGGGCCGCCGAGCGGGTCCGGGGCGAGTTCCCGCAGTTCGACGCGGCGAAGGCGCTGGCGGGCGACGGTCCGGTCCTCTTCACCGGCGAGACCATCCACCCCTGGCACTTCGACGTCGACCCTGCCCTGCGCCCGCTGCGCGAGACCGCCGAACTGCTCGCTCAGCGCACCGACTGGCCCGTGCTGTACGACGCAGAGCGGCTCGCCGCCAACGAGGTCCCGGTCGCGGCGGCCGTCTACCACGACGACATGTACGTCCACGCCGAGGACTCGCTGCGCACCGCGGCGGCGATCCGGGGGGCGCGGGCCTGGGTGACGAACGAGTACGAGCACGACGGCGTGCGCGCGGGCGGTCCCCGCGTCCTGGACCGGCTGCTGGCGCTGGTGCGGGACGAGGCCTGA
- a CDS encoding rhodanese-like domain-containing protein translates to MPSPASLSPAQAAARLEEFTVIDVRAPGEYAAGHVPGALNIPLDKLPDALPALKSASARGSLLVVCASGVRSTRACEILAGADIEAVTLTGGTSAWEGDGRGLDRPEGARTTWPMERQVRLAAGSLVVAGLVAGIRVPAARWLSAGIGAGLVYSALSNTCGMAAALSKLPHNRAPRTAGDLDATLEELQR, encoded by the coding sequence GTGCCCAGCCCCGCCTCCCTCTCCCCCGCCCAGGCCGCAGCCCGTCTGGAGGAGTTCACCGTCATCGATGTGCGGGCTCCGGGCGAGTACGCCGCCGGGCACGTCCCCGGCGCCCTGAACATCCCGCTCGACAAGCTGCCGGACGCGCTGCCCGCGCTCAAGTCCGCCTCCGCGCGCGGTTCGCTGCTGGTGGTGTGCGCTTCCGGGGTCCGGTCCACGCGGGCCTGCGAGATCCTCGCGGGAGCGGACATCGAGGCCGTGACGCTGACCGGCGGAACGTCGGCCTGGGAGGGCGACGGCCGCGGCCTGGACCGTCCCGAGGGCGCGCGCACCACCTGGCCCATGGAGCGTCAGGTCCGGCTCGCGGCGGGTTCGCTGGTGGTGGCGGGGCTGGTGGCGGGCATCCGCGTGCCCGCGGCACGCTGGCTGTCCGCGGGCATCGGCGCGGGCCTGGTGTACTCGGCGCTCAGCAACACCTGCGGGATGGCCGCGGCCCTCTCGAAGCTGCCGCACAACCGGGCCCCGCGCACCGCCGGCGACCTGGACGCCACGCTGGAGGAGCTCCAGCGCTGA
- a CDS encoding PIG-L deacetylase family protein, giving the protein MTQLLEPMPVDWQRALAVVAHPDDLEYGTAAAVAEWTDGGREVVYLLASRGEAGIDTLSPEECAPVREREQRAGAAVVGVRTVEFLDHRDGVIEYGTGLRRDIAAAIRRHRPELVVTVNHRDTWGGVAWNSPDHRAVGRAALDAVADAGNRWIFPELGERGLDPWDGVRWTAVAGSDRPTHAVDATAGLERSVRSLLEHRTYIEALTQEDPERYCRTLLEGLTKEAAAQFGGRPAVTFEVFAA; this is encoded by the coding sequence ATGACGCAGTTACTCGAACCCATGCCCGTCGACTGGCAGCGCGCCCTGGCGGTGGTCGCCCATCCCGACGACCTGGAGTACGGAACGGCCGCGGCCGTGGCGGAATGGACCGACGGCGGCCGTGAGGTCGTCTACCTCCTCGCCAGCCGGGGCGAGGCCGGGATCGACACGCTGTCGCCCGAGGAGTGCGCGCCGGTGCGCGAGCGGGAGCAGCGGGCCGGCGCCGCCGTCGTCGGGGTGCGGACCGTGGAGTTCCTGGACCACCGCGACGGCGTGATCGAGTACGGCACCGGCCTGCGCCGCGACATCGCCGCGGCCATCCGCCGCCACCGCCCCGAGCTGGTGGTCACCGTCAACCACCGGGACACCTGGGGCGGGGTCGCCTGGAACAGCCCCGACCACCGCGCGGTCGGGCGCGCCGCCCTGGACGCGGTCGCCGACGCGGGCAACCGCTGGATCTTCCCGGAGCTGGGCGAGCGGGGACTCGATCCGTGGGACGGGGTGCGCTGGACCGCCGTGGCGGGCAGCGACCGGCCCACCCACGCGGTCGACGCGACCGCCGGTCTCGAACGCTCGGTCCGGTCGCTGCTGGAGCACCGCACCTACATCGAGGCGCTGACCCAGGAGGACCCGGAGCGGTACTGCCGGACCCTCCTGGAGGGCCTGACGAAGGAGGCGGCCGCGCAGTTCGGCGGCCGGCCGGCGGTGACGTTCGAGGTCTTCGCCGCCTGA
- a CDS encoding helix-turn-helix domain-containing protein, translating to MKEHDRDDPELESVLSGVGPRLRRLRKDRGVTLAALSAATGISVSTLSRLESGGRRPSLELMLPIARAHEVPLDDLVGAAPVGDPRVRAKPIVQHGRTMLPLTARPGGLQAYKLIQEPGSGGPPEQRTHEGYEWLFVLSGRLRLLLADHDLVLEPGEAAEFDTRLPHWFGPAEDETVEFLSLFGPQGERMHVRARPKRA from the coding sequence ATGAAGGAACACGACCGGGACGACCCGGAACTGGAGTCCGTCCTCTCCGGCGTCGGCCCCCGACTGCGGCGGCTGCGCAAGGACCGCGGGGTCACCCTCGCCGCGCTCTCGGCGGCCACCGGCATCTCCGTCTCCACGCTCTCCCGGCTGGAGTCCGGCGGCCGTCGCCCCAGCCTCGAACTGATGCTGCCGATCGCCCGCGCCCACGAGGTGCCGCTCGACGACCTCGTGGGCGCCGCACCGGTCGGCGATCCGCGGGTCAGGGCCAAGCCGATCGTGCAGCACGGCCGAACCATGCTGCCGCTGACCGCCCGGCCGGGCGGCCTCCAGGCGTACAAGCTGATCCAGGAGCCCGGCAGCGGCGGCCCGCCGGAGCAGCGCACGCACGAGGGGTACGAGTGGCTGTTCGTGCTCTCGGGGAGGCTGCGGCTGCTGCTGGCCGACCACGATCTGGTGCTGGAGCCGGGCGAGGCCGCCGAGTTCGACACCCGGCTGCCGCACTGGTTCGGCCCGGCCGAGGACGAGACGGTGGAGTTCCTCAGCCTCTTCGGTCCGCAGGGCGAGCGCATGCACGTGCGGGCGAGGCCGAAGCGCGCCTGA